In one window of Vulpes vulpes isolate BD-2025 chromosome 1, VulVul3, whole genome shotgun sequence DNA:
- the PRODH2 gene encoding hydroxyproline dehydrogenase isoform X1 translates to MLRTCRVLRSQAGSSTGGWQPLSFDGGAFHLKGTGELTRALLVLRLCAWPPLVTHGLVLQAWSQQLLGSRLSGAFLRASFYGQFVAGETAEEVKGCVQQLQTLGLRPLLAVPIEEEPDSAVKAGEAWYEGNLSAMLRCVDMSRGVLETPSPTGNILMQLKMTALTSTRLCKELTSWIRKPGASLELSPERLAEAMDSGQDLQISCLNAQQNQHLQASLSRLHRVVQHARAQRVRILVDAEYTFLNPALCLLVDALALRWNGPGEGGPWVWNTYQAYLKDTHERLRRAAEAADRAGRAFGVKLVRGAYLDKEREVARHQGTEDPIQPNYEATNQSYSRCLELMLTQVSHRGPMCHLMVASHNEESVHHATKRMWDLGIPLDGPVCFGQLLGMCDHVSLALGQAGYAVYKSIPYGSLEEVIPYLIRRAQENRSVLQGARKEQTLLSQELKRRLLRRGLRAPH, encoded by the exons ATGCTTCGGACCTGTCGTGTGCTCCGTTCCCAGGCTGGATCCTCCACTGGGGGCTGGCAGCCCCTGAGCTTTGATGGGGGCGCTTTTCATCTCAAAGGCACAGGAGAACTGACACGAGCTTTGCTGGTGCTACGGCTGTGCGCCTGGCCCCCTCTGGTCACACACGGCCTGGTG CTCCAGGCCTGGTCTCAGCAACTCCTGGGCTCCCGGCTCTCGGGAGCGTTTCTCCGAGCATCCTTCTACGGGCAGTTTGTGGCTGGTGAGACAGCAGAGGAGGTGAAGGGCTGCGTCCAACAGCTCCAGACCCTAGGCCTTCGACCCCTGCTGGCGGTACCCATCGAAGAGGAGCCAGACTCAGCTGTCAAGGCTGG CGAGGCCTGGTATGAGGGGAACCTCAGTGCTATGCTTCGGTGCGTGGACATGTCACGAGGCGTCCTGGAGACCCCCAGCCCGACTGGGAACATCCTTATGCAGCTGAAGATGACGGCGCTGACCAGTACTCGGCTCTGT AAGGAGCTAACCTCCTGGATCAGAAAACCGGGGGCTTCCTTGGAGCTGAGCCCTGAGAGGCTGGCAGAAGCCATGGACTCTGGGCAG gacCTCCAGATCTCCTGCCTCAACGCCCAGCAAAACCAGCATCTCCAGGCCTCTCTGAGCCGCTTGCACCGGGTAGTACAG CATGCCCGGGCCCAGCGTGTGAGGATCCTGGTGGATGCCGAGTACACCTTCCTGAACCCTGCTCTCTGTCTGCTGGTGGACGCCCTGGCCCTGCGCTGGAACGGCCCCGGGGAGGGCGGGCCCTGGGTGTGGAACACGTACCAGGCCTATCTGAAG GACACGCACGAGCGGCTGAGGCGGGCCGCGGAGGCCGCTGACAGGGCTGGCCGGGCCTTCGGAGTCAAGTTGGTCCGAGGGGCGTATctggacaaggagagagaggtggCTCGGCACCAGGGGACCGAAGACCCCATTCAGCCCAACTACGAGGCTACCAATCAGAG TTACAGCCGTTGTCTGGAGCTGATGCTGACTCAAGTGTCCCACCGGGGCCCCATGTGCCACCTCATGGTGGCTTCCCACAATGAGGAATCTGTTCACCATGCCACCAAGCG CATGTGGGACCTGGGCATTCCTCTGGATGGGCCTGTCTGTTTTGGACAACTTCTAGGGATGTGTGACCACGTCTCCTTGGCATTGG GGCAGGCCGGCTATGCCGTGTATAAGTCCATCCCTTATGGTTCCCTGGAGGAGGTGATCCCCTACCTGATCCGGAGGGCCCAGGAGAACCGGAGTGTGCTGCAGGGTGCCCGCAAGGAACAGACGCTGCTCAGCCAAGAACTCAAGCGGAGACTGCTGAGACGGGGCCTGAGGGCACCCCATTAG
- the PRODH2 gene encoding hydroxyproline dehydrogenase isoform X2, translated as MLRTCRVLRSQAGSSTGGWQPLSFDGGAFHLKGTGELTRALLVLRLCAWPPLVTHGLVLQAWSQQLLGSRLSGAFLRASFYGQFVAGETAEEVKGCVQQLQTLGLRPLLAVPIEEEPDSAVKAGEAWYEGNLSAMLRCVDMSRGVLETPSPTGNILMQLKMTALTSTRLCKELTSWIRKPGASLELSPERLAEAMDSGQDLQISCLNAQQNQHLQASLSRLHRVVQHARAQRVRILVDAEYTFLNPALCLLVDALALRWNGPGEGGPWVWNTYQAYLKDTHERLRRAAEAADRAGRAFGVKLVRGAYLDKEREVARHQGTEDPIQPNYEATNQSYSRCLELMLTQVSHRGPMCHLMVASHNEESVHHATKRSGSSRRLD; from the exons ATGCTTCGGACCTGTCGTGTGCTCCGTTCCCAGGCTGGATCCTCCACTGGGGGCTGGCAGCCCCTGAGCTTTGATGGGGGCGCTTTTCATCTCAAAGGCACAGGAGAACTGACACGAGCTTTGCTGGTGCTACGGCTGTGCGCCTGGCCCCCTCTGGTCACACACGGCCTGGTG CTCCAGGCCTGGTCTCAGCAACTCCTGGGCTCCCGGCTCTCGGGAGCGTTTCTCCGAGCATCCTTCTACGGGCAGTTTGTGGCTGGTGAGACAGCAGAGGAGGTGAAGGGCTGCGTCCAACAGCTCCAGACCCTAGGCCTTCGACCCCTGCTGGCGGTACCCATCGAAGAGGAGCCAGACTCAGCTGTCAAGGCTGG CGAGGCCTGGTATGAGGGGAACCTCAGTGCTATGCTTCGGTGCGTGGACATGTCACGAGGCGTCCTGGAGACCCCCAGCCCGACTGGGAACATCCTTATGCAGCTGAAGATGACGGCGCTGACCAGTACTCGGCTCTGT AAGGAGCTAACCTCCTGGATCAGAAAACCGGGGGCTTCCTTGGAGCTGAGCCCTGAGAGGCTGGCAGAAGCCATGGACTCTGGGCAG gacCTCCAGATCTCCTGCCTCAACGCCCAGCAAAACCAGCATCTCCAGGCCTCTCTGAGCCGCTTGCACCGGGTAGTACAG CATGCCCGGGCCCAGCGTGTGAGGATCCTGGTGGATGCCGAGTACACCTTCCTGAACCCTGCTCTCTGTCTGCTGGTGGACGCCCTGGCCCTGCGCTGGAACGGCCCCGGGGAGGGCGGGCCCTGGGTGTGGAACACGTACCAGGCCTATCTGAAG GACACGCACGAGCGGCTGAGGCGGGCCGCGGAGGCCGCTGACAGGGCTGGCCGGGCCTTCGGAGTCAAGTTGGTCCGAGGGGCGTATctggacaaggagagagaggtggCTCGGCACCAGGGGACCGAAGACCCCATTCAGCCCAACTACGAGGCTACCAATCAGAG TTACAGCCGTTGTCTGGAGCTGATGCTGACTCAAGTGTCCCACCGGGGCCCCATGTGCCACCTCATGGTGGCTTCCCACAATGAGGAATCTGTTCACCATGCCACCAAGCG CTCTGGATCCAGCCGCCGTCTGGATTGA